One window of Terriglobales bacterium genomic DNA carries:
- the alaS gene encoding alanine--tRNA ligase: MLTGSQIRRKFLDYFIENGHKEVHSSSLVPANDPTLLFTNAGMNQFKDVFLGLEKRDYKRATSSQKCVRAGGKHNDLENVGFTNRHHTFFEMLGNFSFGDYFKRDAIRFAWELVTSPKWFGIPAGKLYVTIFNGEGGVPRDEEAYRHWHEDQGVPKERIFEFGLKDNFWQMGDTGPCGPCSEIHYDMGAIASGEGHTDCAFGCECGRYVEIWNLVFMQFDRDAGGVLNPLPKPSIDTGAGLERLAAVLQGKISNYDTDLFVPLIKRAAELCGVDYEKELKAESGSRGAASLRVIADHARASTFLISDGVIPANDGRGYVLRKIIRRAIRHGRLLGQNQPFLYQMVYAVRELMKDAYPELMETTERVAKVVESEEARFARTVDEGLRLLEDDLMDEVLAASRGETAAQTQLARSAALRTKEQHDDLPRLVANLKEAGKTVKYPGEKAFKLYDTFGLPLDFIADATRDLGIGFDQAGFDAAMAEQRVRAQASWKGAAKQTANPAYQQLRPTVFEGYRQTESSGSEIVALMRNNQGVQELKAGQQGEVILDHTPFYAEAGGQVGDRGLLYDDEHNLVVAEVQGVYYPVQGVRAHKVVAKEDLHVGDKVDAVVDLDIRRATMRHHTATHLLHAGLREVLGKHVKQAGSLVSPGHLRFDFSHFTAVEDEELQDIEDLINKEVLANQKVEVIEDVPIDVAINQYHAMALFGEKYGDKVRVIRIGDFSTELCGGTHTAATGEIGLIKILDEGSVSSGVRRVEAVAGESSLHHFRADHQLEGVARKLVRFGHEAEGSLATALQHELEARDEELKRLRKELEQARMKSAAATTASVDDKIKVINGVKVLAHRVDNLERPQMRTLVDNLRQKLGSGVVALGSSSNGDVALIVGVTRDLTDRVQAGKVIGPIAQRVGGKGGGRPDLAEAGGKDAAALDEALASTYGVVESLLK; encoded by the coding sequence ATGCTGACTGGTTCGCAAATTCGCCGCAAGTTCCTCGACTACTTTATCGAGAACGGACACAAGGAGGTCCATTCCTCGTCGCTCGTGCCGGCAAATGATCCCACGCTGCTTTTTACCAATGCGGGGATGAATCAGTTCAAAGACGTCTTCCTGGGGCTCGAAAAGCGCGATTACAAGCGCGCCACCAGTTCGCAGAAGTGCGTGCGCGCCGGGGGGAAACACAACGACCTGGAGAACGTCGGCTTCACCAATCGTCACCATACGTTCTTCGAAATGCTGGGGAATTTTTCGTTTGGCGACTACTTCAAGCGCGACGCGATTCGCTTTGCCTGGGAGCTGGTGACCTCGCCGAAATGGTTCGGCATCCCGGCGGGCAAACTCTACGTCACGATTTTTAACGGCGAAGGAGGAGTTCCGCGCGACGAAGAAGCCTACCGCCACTGGCACGAAGATCAGGGTGTGCCCAAGGAGCGGATTTTTGAGTTCGGGCTCAAAGATAACTTCTGGCAGATGGGCGACACCGGCCCCTGCGGTCCGTGCAGCGAGATTCACTATGACATGGGCGCAATCGCGAGTGGCGAGGGCCACACCGATTGCGCCTTCGGTTGCGAGTGCGGGCGCTACGTCGAGATCTGGAACCTGGTGTTCATGCAGTTCGACCGTGATGCCGGCGGTGTGCTCAACCCGCTGCCCAAGCCCTCGATCGATACCGGCGCGGGCCTGGAACGCCTGGCGGCGGTGCTACAGGGAAAAATATCGAATTACGATACGGATTTGTTTGTGCCGCTGATCAAGCGCGCGGCGGAGTTGTGCGGCGTCGATTATGAGAAAGAGTTGAAGGCGGAGAGCGGCAGCCGCGGCGCGGCGTCATTGCGGGTGATTGCTGACCACGCGCGGGCCTCGACGTTTCTGATTTCCGACGGTGTGATTCCGGCGAACGATGGCCGCGGCTATGTGTTGCGCAAGATCATCCGGCGGGCGATTCGGCATGGGCGATTGCTGGGGCAGAATCAGCCATTTCTGTATCAGATGGTGTATGCCGTACGTGAGCTGATGAAGGACGCCTATCCAGAATTGATGGAGACGACGGAGCGCGTAGCGAAGGTGGTGGAGAGCGAGGAGGCGAGGTTTGCGAGGACGGTTGATGAGGGTCTTCGGCTCTTAGAAGATGACCTGATGGATGAAGTATTGGCAGCGTCCCGGGGTGAGACCGCCGCTCAAACACAATTGGCAAGGAGTGCGGCACTTCGCACAAAAGAGCAGCATGACGACTTGCCGCGTTTGGTGGCTAACCTCAAGGAAGCTGGCAAGACCGTCAAGTATCCGGGGGAGAAGGCGTTCAAACTGTACGACACTTTCGGGCTACCCCTGGACTTCATTGCTGACGCAACGCGAGATCTTGGCATTGGTTTCGATCAGGCAGGCTTCGATGCCGCCATGGCCGAGCAGCGAGTTCGCGCCCAGGCCTCCTGGAAGGGCGCAGCCAAGCAGACCGCAAATCCCGCTTACCAGCAGCTTCGGCCTACGGTCTTTGAAGGCTACCGGCAGACCGAATCCAGCGGCTCCGAAATTGTCGCGCTCATGCGCAACAATCAGGGTGTGCAAGAGCTGAAGGCAGGCCAGCAGGGCGAGGTCATCCTTGATCACACACCGTTCTACGCGGAAGCTGGCGGGCAGGTGGGCGACCGCGGACTGCTCTATGACGACGAGCACAATCTTGTAGTCGCCGAGGTCCAGGGCGTCTACTACCCGGTGCAGGGCGTCCGAGCGCACAAGGTGGTTGCGAAGGAGGACCTGCACGTCGGCGACAAGGTGGATGCGGTGGTCGATCTCGATATCCGCCGCGCCACCATGCGCCACCACACCGCGACGCATCTGCTGCATGCCGGATTGCGCGAGGTCCTGGGCAAGCACGTGAAGCAGGCGGGATCGCTGGTCTCGCCCGGCCACCTGCGCTTCGACTTCTCGCACTTCACCGCGGTCGAGGACGAAGAGCTGCAGGATATCGAGGACCTGATCAACAAGGAAGTCCTCGCCAACCAGAAGGTGGAAGTCATCGAAGACGTGCCGATCGACGTGGCGATCAACCAGTACCACGCCATGGCGCTGTTCGGGGAGAAGTATGGCGATAAGGTCCGGGTCATTCGGATCGGAGATTTTTCAACCGAGCTTTGCGGCGGCACGCACACGGCCGCCACTGGCGAGATCGGGCTGATCAAGATTCTCGACGAGGGCAGCGTGTCTTCCGGCGTCCGGCGCGTAGAAGCGGTGGCGGGCGAAAGCTCACTGCATCACTTCCGGGCTGACCATCAGCTTGAGGGGGTGGCCCGCAAGCTGGTCCGGTTCGGGCACGAGGCCGAAGGGTCGCTGGCCACGGCGCTCCAGCATGAACTGGAGGCGCGCGACGAGGAACTGAAGCGCCTGCGCAAGGAGCTGGAGCAGGCGCGGATGAAGTCGGCTGCGGCCACTACCGCTTCCGTCGACGACAAAATTAAGGTGATCAATGGTGTGAAGGTGCTGGCGCATCGCGTGGACAACCTCGAGCGCCCGCAGATGCGCACCCTGGTGGACAACCTCAGGCAGAAGCTGGGGTCGGGCGTGGTGGCCCTGGGGTCGTCTTCCAATGGCGATGTGGCGCTTATAGTTGGGGTCACTCGGGACCTTACGGATCGAGTGCAGGCGGGCAAGGTCATCGGGCCGATCGCACAAAGGGTTGGGGGAAAAGGGGGAGGGCGTCCCGATCTAGCTGAAGCCGGGGGCAAAGATGCTGCTGCCCTGGACGAGGCCCTGGCGTCAACGTATGGCGTGGTGGAATCGTTGCTGAAGTGA
- a CDS encoding regulatory protein RecX: MAFGRSKQKLWDEPALYEYAIAALGRRMRSVAELKRLLRQRVEGSEYGNLLVETVVARLKEERYLNDSAYAATYSSLRKENEKFGRRRVISDLKQRGVHDSIIAKAVSSAYSDTNEERLARDYLRRKRLQKPADQKQAARIFRTLVRAGFGSRTIITILKKWDVEDEVLTALES, encoded by the coding sequence ATGGCCTTCGGCCGCAGCAAGCAGAAGCTCTGGGACGAGCCTGCGCTCTACGAGTACGCTATCGCCGCACTGGGACGCCGCATGCGCTCAGTAGCTGAGTTGAAGCGCCTCCTGCGCCAGCGAGTCGAGGGCTCCGAATATGGCAACCTTCTGGTCGAGACGGTGGTGGCGCGCCTCAAAGAAGAGCGCTATCTGAATGACTCGGCATATGCTGCGACCTATTCATCGCTGCGCAAGGAAAACGAAAAATTTGGCCGACGGCGCGTGATCTCCGACCTGAAGCAACGCGGGGTACACGATTCGATCATCGCTAAGGCTGTCTCGAGTGCTTATTCGGACACCAACGAGGAAAGATTGGCGCGTGACTACCTCCGTCGTAAGCGTTTGCAGAAACCCGCAGACCAGAAACAGGCGGCGCGCATCTTCCGTACGCTGGTTCGGGCCGGGTTTGGCTCCCGGACGATTATCACGATCCTGAAGAAATGGGATGTCGAGGACGAAGTGCTGACGGCCCTGGAAAGCTAA
- a CDS encoding type IV pilus twitching motility protein PilT — protein MPMSIDDLLRIAMERKASDLHLKVGNYPHIRVDGELVPLTDQPRVTAEDMLSMAFSMMSNRQKQKFKENAELDMAYGVAGLGRFRVNVFQQRGNVGLVLRVIPTKIKPIDELYLPKIVEKVCDEARGLVLVTGVTGSGKSTTLAAMIDRINSSRAEHIITIEDPIEFLHRDKKGFVNQREVEVDTPSFASALRACLRQDPDVILVGEMRDLETISTALHAAETGHMVFSTLHTLDAVETINRIIAVFPPPEQKQIRLQLAATLKAVISQRLVRRADANGRVPACEVLMSTAYVRECIVTPEKTRNIREALATGTSQYGMQTFDQSLYDLYTQNLISFETALENATNPDDFKLRVAGIASTGDAARDEMQQSAFGSVGSGFGSGFGR, from the coding sequence ATGCCGATGTCAATCGATGATCTGCTGCGCATCGCGATGGAGCGGAAGGCCTCCGACTTGCACCTCAAGGTGGGAAACTACCCTCACATCCGAGTGGATGGCGAGCTGGTGCCCCTGACTGACCAGCCGCGCGTCACCGCTGAGGACATGCTGAGCATGGCTTTCAGCATGATGTCCAACCGGCAAAAGCAAAAGTTCAAAGAGAACGCGGAATTGGATATGGCGTACGGCGTAGCCGGCCTGGGACGCTTCCGCGTAAACGTATTTCAGCAGCGCGGCAACGTGGGCCTGGTGCTGCGTGTCATTCCTACCAAGATCAAGCCCATCGACGAGCTATACCTTCCCAAGATCGTGGAGAAGGTCTGCGATGAGGCCCGCGGGCTGGTGCTGGTCACCGGCGTCACCGGTTCCGGTAAGTCGACCACATTGGCGGCCATGATTGACCGTATCAATTCCAGCCGCGCTGAGCACATCATCACCATTGAAGACCCGATCGAGTTTTTGCACCGCGATAAAAAAGGATTTGTGAACCAGCGCGAAGTCGAGGTGGACACACCATCGTTCGCCTCAGCGCTGCGTGCCTGCCTGCGCCAGGACCCGGACGTGATCCTGGTGGGCGAAATGCGCGATCTCGAGACCATCAGCACAGCCCTGCACGCGGCCGAAACCGGCCACATGGTGTTCTCGACCCTGCACACCTTGGACGCCGTGGAAACCATCAACCGCATTATTGCTGTGTTTCCGCCACCCGAGCAGAAGCAGATTCGGCTGCAGTTGGCGGCGACTCTAAAAGCCGTCATCAGCCAGCGCCTGGTGCGCCGGGCCGATGCCAATGGACGTGTCCCGGCTTGCGAAGTCCTGATGTCCACCGCTTATGTGCGCGAGTGTATCGTTACACCGGAAAAAACGCGCAACATCCGCGAAGCGCTGGCCACGGGCACCTCGCAGTACGGCATGCAGACCTTCGACCAGTCACTCTACGATCTCTATACCCAGAACCTGATCTCGTTTGAAACCGCGCTGGAGAATGCAACCAATCCAGACGACTTCAAGCTGCGCGTGGCCGGAATCGCCAGCACCGGCGATGCCGCCCGGGACGAGATGCAGCAGAGCGCCTTCGGATCAGTCGGGTCAGGATTCGGCTCGGGATTCGGCAGATAG
- a CDS encoding STAS domain-containing protein: MELAFQVVWHARVPVVYCLGRLVYGEETQEFGRTLRRLLDDNKQLVLQLAAVSQIDSGGVGELGAVFLAAHRRDAKIRLACLSPRVAEVLRITGLEQLFQIYASEEEAIAAIQGTTMAQKAG, encoded by the coding sequence GTGGAACTCGCATTCCAGGTCGTATGGCACGCGCGGGTGCCGGTCGTTTACTGTCTGGGACGCCTGGTCTACGGCGAAGAGACGCAAGAATTCGGACGCACACTGCGCCGCCTGCTCGACGATAACAAACAGCTCGTTCTACAACTGGCTGCAGTCAGTCAGATTGACAGCGGTGGCGTGGGGGAACTGGGGGCGGTGTTCTTGGCAGCTCACCGGCGTGATGCCAAAATCAGACTGGCCTGTCTATCGCCACGAGTGGCGGAAGTCCTTCGCATAACCGGGCTGGAGCAACTTTTTCAGATCTACGCTTCGGAAGAGGAAGCGATTGCCGCGATCCAGGGGACAACGATGGCTCAAAAAGCCGGGTGA
- a CDS encoding DUF5818 domain-containing protein, whose product MKKELSVLATLALAASLGFAQASASSQSGSNSTSQQPTSDSGMQAQPDASTPGSSTSGMPASQGQATAISGKVEKVGKKYVLKASDGTSYQLDDQEKAKSFEGQNVKVNGSVDQSTSTIHVSDIVPSGS is encoded by the coding sequence GTGAAAAAAGAACTATCCGTACTAGCCACACTAGCGCTGGCGGCATCGCTCGGCTTTGCTCAAGCCTCGGCGAGCAGCCAGTCGGGTTCGAACTCCACCTCGCAGCAGCCGACTTCCGACTCGGGCATGCAGGCACAGCCTGATGCATCAACGCCAGGTTCCAGCACCTCAGGGATGCCGGCTTCGCAGGGTCAAGCCACAGCCATTTCTGGAAAGGTTGAGAAGGTTGGAAAGAAATACGTTCTGAAGGCCAGTGACGGCACCAGCTATCAACTGGACGACCAGGAAAAGGCGAAGTCGTTTGAGGGCCAGAACGTAAAGGTGAACGGAAGCGTTGACCAGAGCACGAGCACGATTCACGTGTCCGATATCGTGCCTTCCGGTTCCTAA
- the pgsA gene encoding CDP-diacylglycerol--glycerol-3-phosphate 3-phosphatidyltransferase: MNLPNYITLTRIFSIPIFMWLLTTRRIVGVHGQQELLACAVFIAASITDGIDGYLARRRGQITTMGMLLDPLADKLMIAAAFITLVQYNPHIVPAWMAVVIIGREFLVSGLRSIAASQGFTIEASDLGKSKMVVQIVSVVAAILEHRWNEWHIHLNASRVLIFPVDLIARMAIWFMVALSLASAIDYFVAFWSKIDRKVVRSQRRRSFVLSRRRKRDVAAT; this comes from the coding sequence GTGAACCTTCCAAACTACATAACGCTCACCCGTATTTTCAGCATTCCGATTTTCATGTGGTTGTTGACCACCCGTCGCATTGTGGGCGTTCACGGGCAGCAGGAATTATTAGCCTGTGCGGTGTTTATTGCGGCTTCCATCACCGACGGCATAGACGGCTATCTTGCCCGCCGTCGCGGCCAGATCACCACCATGGGCATGTTGCTGGATCCGCTGGCGGACAAACTGATGATCGCTGCCGCCTTCATCACCCTGGTGCAATACAATCCTCATATCGTGCCCGCGTGGATGGCGGTGGTCATTATTGGGCGCGAATTTCTGGTGAGTGGACTGCGTTCCATTGCCGCCTCTCAGGGCTTCACCATCGAAGCCAGCGATCTGGGAAAATCAAAAATGGTGGTGCAGATTGTGTCCGTGGTCGCTGCCATTCTGGAACATCGCTGGAACGAGTGGCACATCCATCTCAATGCTTCCCGCGTGCTCATCTTTCCGGTGGACTTGATCGCACGCATGGCCATCTGGTTTATGGTTGCCCTTTCTTTGGCCTCGGCCATCGACTACTTTGTCGCTTTCTGGTCAAAGATTGACCGCAAGGTAGTCCGGAGCCAGCGACGGCGAAGCTTCGTGCTCAGCCGCCGCCGGAAACGCGATGTCGCTGCAACCTGA
- the amrA gene encoding AmmeMemoRadiSam system protein A has translation MSLQPDSAAAVPPSQAEPQEFSPEERQLLLTAAKEAIAANIDRREIDLTAPTPHLAERRGAFTTLHIQNELRGCVGYVFPTHSLYRTVAETAIAAAFHDTRFAPLQPDELTALEIQISVLSPLQPIDAEDVEVGRHGLVVTFGSRRGLLLPQVPVEHRWDRETFLAQTCLKAGLPPDAWQRGATLEAFTAEIFGTSNFTW, from the coding sequence ATGTCGCTGCAACCTGATTCCGCTGCTGCTGTCCCGCCCTCCCAGGCAGAACCTCAGGAGTTCTCGCCGGAAGAACGCCAACTTCTGCTCACGGCGGCAAAAGAAGCGATTGCCGCCAACATCGATCGCCGCGAGATCGATCTCACCGCCCCCACTCCTCACTTGGCAGAACGGCGGGGTGCTTTTACGACTTTGCACATCCAGAATGAGCTGCGCGGTTGTGTGGGCTACGTTTTTCCCACTCACTCGCTCTACCGTACCGTGGCAGAAACCGCCATCGCCGCGGCATTCCACGACACCCGCTTCGCTCCCTTGCAACCCGACGAACTCACCGCTCTCGAGATCCAGATCAGCGTGCTTTCTCCCTTGCAGCCCATCGATGCAGAGGACGTCGAGGTTGGCCGCCATGGTCTGGTGGTGACCTTTGGAAGCCGCCGCGGCCTGCTGCTTCCCCAGGTGCCCGTCGAACATCGTTGGGATCGCGAGACCTTTCTCGCGCAAACCTGCCTCAAAGCTGGACTCCCCCCCGACGCCTGGCAGCGCGGGGCGACCCTGGAAGCCTTCACGGCTGAAATTTTCGGCACCTCTAACTTCACCTGGTAA